One window of the Eucalyptus grandis isolate ANBG69807.140 chromosome 8, ASM1654582v1, whole genome shotgun sequence genome contains the following:
- the LOC104414642 gene encoding pre-mRNA-splicing factor 38, with the protein MANRTDPLAKSIRGTNPQNLIEKIVRSKIYQNTYWKEQCFGLTAETLVDKAMELDHIGGTFGGNRKPTPFLCLVLKMLQIQPEKDIVVEFIKNEDYKYVRVLGAFYLRLTGIDMDVYRYLEPLYNDYRKVRQKLTGGNFALTHVDEIIDELLTKDYSCDIAMPRIKKRWTLESAGALDLRKSALEDDFEEEEEKEENEQLDDGLEDGAPEKDYYRGRSPTRERDRDRDRDRRRDSHRHRDRDYDRDYDRDYDRERGRGRERDRDRDRDRDRDRDRDRDRDRDRDRDRDRDRDRDRYRVRDERDYGRERDHEREGRERDRRDRDRGRRRSQSRSRSRSRDRKDRDGGEHRKRHARGSTSPKRRGHEDGREEPKKKKEKKEKKDDGTDHPDPEIAEANRLRASLGLKPLKL; encoded by the exons ATGGCGAACCGTACGGACCCGTTGGCGAAGAGCATACGGGGGACGAATCCCCAGAACCTGATCGAGAAGATCGTGCGGTCGAAGATATACCAGAACACCTACTGGAAGGAGCAGTGCTTCGGCCTCACGGCGGAGACCCTCGTCGACAAGGCCATGGAGCTCGACCACATCGGCGGCACCTTCGGGGGCAACCGCAAGCCCACCCCCTTCCTCTGCCTCGTCCTCAAGATGCTCCAGATCCAGCCCGAGAAGGACATCGTCGTCGAGTTCATCAAGAACGAGGATTACAA GTATGTTCGTGTACTCGGTGCCTTTTACTTGCGTCTCACAGGAATAGATATGGATGTTTATCGATATTTGGAGCCTCTGTACAATGACTATCGCAAAGTGAGGCAAAAGTTAACTGGTGGAA ACTTTGCCTTGACACACGTGGATGAGATCATTGATGAACTCTTGACGAAGGACTATTCATGTGATATCGCAATGCCGCGCATCAAGAAAAG ATGGACTCTTGAATCAGCTGGTGCTCTAGATCTCAGAAAAAGTGCTCTGGAAGATGAttttgaggaagaggaagagaaggaagagaatgaACAACTTGATGATGGGCTAGAAGATGGTGCTCCTGAAAAG GACTATTATCGTGGACGAAGCCCAACAAGGgaaagagatagagatagagatagagatagaaGGCGTGATAGTCACCGACACAG AGATCGAGATTATGACAGGGATTATGACAGAGACTATGATAGAGAACGTGGACGTGGACGGgaaagagatagagatagagatagagacaGAGACAGGGATAGGGATAGGGACAGGGACAGGGACAGGGACAGAGACAGAGATAGAGATAGGGACAGAGACAGGGACCGGTATCGTGTGAGAGATGAAAGAGACTATGGTCGTGAGAGGGATCATGAACGAGAAGGTAGAGAACGAGACAGGCGGGACAGAGATCGTGGGCGGAGAAGGAGCCAGTCAAGAAGTCGAAGTAGGAGCAGGGACCGCAAGGACCGCGATGGTGGGGAACACCGTAAGAGACATGCTCGTGGCAGCACAAGTCCCAAAAGGCGTGGGCATGAAGATGGCCGAGAagagccaaagaagaagaaagagaagaaggaaaagaaggacGATGGGACAGACCATCCCGACCCAGAGATTGCAGAAGCAAACAGGTTGCGAGCTTCTCTGGGATTGAAACCGTTGAAGCTCTAG
- the LOC104414641 gene encoding topless-related protein 3 isoform X1, with translation MSSLSRELVFLILQFLEEEKFKESVHKLEKESGFYFNMKYFEEKVQAGEWEEVEKYLSGFTKVDDNRYSMKIFFEIRKQKYLEALDGQDKAKAVEILVNDLKVFSTFNEDLYKEITQLLTLSNFRENEQLSKYGDTKQARNIMLIELKKLIEANPLFRDKLAFPTLKSSRLRTLINQSLNWQHQLCKNPRPNPDIKTLFTDHSCTPPNGPLAPAAVNLPVPAVGKPAAYPALGPHGPFPPTAAAANANTLPGSALAGWMANASASSSVQAAVVTASSMPIPQPQAVSIMKRPRTPPTASGMVDYQSPDHEQLMKRLRPAQSVEEVTYPLSRPQASWSLDDLPKTVALTMHQGSTVTSMDFHPTHLTVLLVGSTNGEIALWELVSREKLVSKPFKVWEGGSSRSLPFQAAASKDSVSVNKVAWSPDGNFVGAAFRQQLIHLYASHGGNDLHDHVEIEAHVGAVNDLAFAYPNKQLCVVTCGDDKLIKVWDLSGRKLFHFEGHEAPVYSVCPHHKENIQFIFSTAIDGKIKAWLYDNLGSRVDYDAPGHWCTTMLYSADGTRLFSCGTSKEGETFLVEWNESEGAIKRNYTGLKKKSLGVAQFDTTRNHFLAVGEDGQIKFWDMENDNILTSTDAEGGLPGLPRLKFNKEGTLLAVNTADNGFKILANTVGLRYLKVNEAPSFEALRTPVESAAVKVSGSSAVTNASAVNCKVERSSPVRPSPILNGVDPMVRSIEKPRMVEEVVDKAKPWQLAEILDPAHCRLVTMPDSTDTSSKVVRLLYTNSGIGLLALGANGVQKLWKWARNEQNPAGKATASVVPQHWQPSSGLLMTNDVSGVNIEEAVPCIALSKNDSYVMSACGGKISLFNMMTFKVMTTFMSPPPASTFLAFHPQDNNIIAIGMEDSTIHIYNVRVDEVKSKLKGHQKRITGLAFSTNLNILVSSGADAHLFLWSIDSWEKRMSIPIPIPSGKAPTGDTRVQFHADQLRLLVVHETQLAIYDASKMNWIRQWIPQDALSAPISYAGYSCNSQLIYASFCDGNVGVFDADTLRLRCRIGPSTYLPQTILTGSPAVYPLVIATHPHEPNQLAIGLTDGSVKVLEPTESDGKWGATPPLDNGLLSGRTASSSTTSNLTPEQMQR, from the exons ATGTCGTCGCTGAGCCGGGAATTGGTGTTCCTCATACTTCAATTCCTGGAGGAGGAGAAGTTCAAGGAGTCCGTGCACAA GCTTGAGAAAGAATCAGGGTTTTATTTCAATATGAAGTACTTTGAGGAGAAAGTTCAAGCTGGAGAGTGGGAAGAAGTCGAGAAGTACTTGTCTGGATTTACTAAAGTCGATGACAACAGATACTCGATGAAGATCTTTTTTGAGATTAGGAAGCAGAAGTATCTCGAAGCTCTTGATGG GCAGGACAAGGCTAAGGCGGTAGAGATATTAGTAAATGATCTGAAAGTATTTTCTACATTCAACGAGGATCTCTACAAAGAGATCACCCAGCTTCTAACACTTAGCAATTTCAG GGAAAATGAGCAGTTGTCTAAATATGGTGACACGAAACAGGCTCGGAACATAATGCTGATAGAGCTCAAGAAGCTTATAGAAGCAAATCCTTTGTTTCGTGATAAGCTTGCATTTCCTACTTTGAAGTCTTCAAGACTGCGGACTCTTATTAACCAAAG TTTGAACTGGCAGCACCAGCTTTGCAAGAATCCGAGGCCTAACCCAGACATCAAGACTTTGTTTACTGACCACTCATGTACGCCTCCAAATGGTCCTCTAGCACCTGCTGCTGTAAATCTTCCAGTTCCCGCTGTTGGAAAGCCTGCTGCATACCCTGCTCTTGGACCTCATGGG CCTTTTCCGCCCACAGCTGCTGCTGCTAATGCCAATACTCTACCGGGGAGTGCCCTAGCAGGTTGGATGGCCAATGCCTCTGCTTCTTCATCTGTTCAAGCAGCTGTTGTTACTGCTTCTTCCATGCCTATTCCGCAGCCTCAAG CCGTTTCTATCATGAAACGACCCAGAACACCTCCTACTGCCTCCGGTATGGTTGATTATCAGAGTCCAGATCATGAGCAACTAATGAAAAGGCTTAGACCTGCTCAGTCAGTTGAGGAG GTTACATATCCGCTATCTCGACCACAGGCTTCTTGGTCTCTGGATGACTTGCCAAAAACAGTAGCTCTCACCATGCATCAAGGATCCACAGTCACTAGCATGGACTTTCACCCAACTCATCTTACGGTGCTTCTTG TGGGTTCTACTAATGGTGAAATTGCACTGTGGGAACTCGTATCAAGGGAAAAACTGGTCTCAAAGCCCTTCAAAGTATGGGAGGGGGGATCATCACGTTCTTTGCCTTTTCAG GCTGCTGCTAGCAAGGATTCAGTATCTGTTAACAAGGTTGCGTGGAGTCCAGATGGAAACTTTGTAG GCGCTGCATTTAGGCAACAGTTGATTCATTTGTATGCTTCTCATGGAGGAAATGATTTGCATGATCATGTAGAG ATTGAGGCCCATGTTGGTGCTGTTAATGATCTGGCCTTTGCTTATCCAAACAAACAATTATGTGTAGTGACCTGTGGAGACGATAAGCTTATAAAG GTATGGGATTTGAGTGGAAGAAAGCTATTCCACTTCGAGGGCCATGAGGCACCTGTTTACTCTGTTTGTCCTCATCACAAGGAAAACATTCAG TTCATCTTCTCAACTGCAATCGATGGCAAAATAAAGGCCTGGCTCTATGACAATTTGGGTTCTAGAGTTGATTATGATGCTCCTGGCCATTGGTGCACTACAATGCTTTACAGTGCTGATGGGACTAG ATTATTTTCCTGTGGAACAAGTAAAGAAGGGGAGACCTTCCTTGTGGAATGGAATGAGAGTGAGGGTGCTATAAAGAGAAACTATACaggattaaaaaagaaatcgcTGGGCGTTGCACAATTTGATACCACTCGAAACCATTTTTTGGCTGTGGGAGAAGACGGCCAAATAAAGTTTTGGGATATGGAGAATGATAACATTCTTACAAGTACAGATGCTGAAGGTGGACTCCCG GGTCTTCCTCGGTTGAAGTTCAACAAAGAAGGAACTCTTCTTGCTGTAAATACAGCGGATAATGGATTCAAGATACTTGCAAACACAGTTGGTCTTAGATATTTGAAAGTTAATGAAGCCCCATCCTTTGAAGCACTAAGAACTCCAGTTGAGTCTGCAGCTGTCAAG GTCTCTGGCTCTTCTGCTGTTACAAATGCCAGTGCAGTAAATTGTAAAGTGGAAAGGAGCTCTCCTGTCAGACCTTCTCCAATTCTT AATGGAGTTGATCCTATGGTTAGAAGCATAGAGAAACCAAGGATGGTTGAGGAAGTGGTTGATAAGGCTAAACCTTGGCAGCTAGCGGAGATTTTGGATCCTGCCCACTGCCGTTTAGTGACGATGCCTGACAGCACAGATACTTCCAGCAAG GTTGTGCGACTTCTATATACAAATTCTGGCATTGGACTTTTAGCTTTGGGGGCAAATGGTGTCCAGAAATTATGGAAGTGGGCCAGGAATGAGCAAAATCCGGCTGGGAAG GCCACCGCCAGTGTTGTTCCCCAGCACTGGCAACCAAGCAGTGGTCTTCTTATGACTAATGATGTCTCAGGTGTCAATATTGAAGAAGCGGTACCTTGCATAGCTCTGTCGAAAAACGACTCCTATGTAATGTCAGCTTGTGGTGGCAAGATCTCATTGTTTAACATGATGACTTTCAAG GTGATGACCACATTCATGTCACCCCCGCCTGCATCAACTTTTCTCGCGTTCCATCCACAGGATAACAACATCATTGCTATTGGAATGGAGGATTCTACTATCCATATTTATAATGTTAGAGTAGATGAG GTGAAGTCAAAGTTGAAGGGTCACCAGAAGAGAATAACTGGTTTAGCCTTTTCCACGAATCTTAACATCTTGGTATCATCAGGTGCTGATGCTCAT CTGTTCCTGTGGAGTATTGATTCCTGGGAGAAGAGAATGTCTATTCCAATTCCAATACCTAGTGGAAAGGCACCTACTGGCGACACAAGAGTGCAGTTCCACGCTGATCAACTCCGCTTGCTGGTAGTTCACGAGACCCAGTTGGCAATATATGATGCATCAAAAATGAACTGGATTCGGCAG TGGATCCCGCAAGATGCACTTTCTGCACCTATATCATATGCAGGATACTCATGCAACAGCCAGCTGATTTATGCTAGCTTTTGTGATGGAAATGTCGGTGTGTTCGATGCTGATACTCTTAGATTAAGGTGCCGCATTGGTCCATCAACATACTTGCCCCAGACAATCTTGACCGG AAGCCCAGCTGTCTATCCTCTTGTCATTGCAACTCATCCCCATGAGCCAAACCAATTAGCCATCGGCTTAACGGATGGATCTGTCAAAGTCCTGGAGCCGACGGAATCGGATGGGAAGTGGGGAGCGACCCCGCCGCTAGATAACGGACTGTTGAGCGGTAGAACAGCGTCGTCTTCCACCACGAGCAACCTCACGCCGGAGCAGATGCAAAGATGA
- the LOC104414641 gene encoding topless-related protein 3 isoform X2, which yields MSSLSRELVFLILQFLEEEKFKESVHKLEKESGFYFNMKYFEEKVQAGEWEEVEKYLSGFTKVDDNRYSMKIFFEIRKQKYLEALDGQDKAKAVEILVNDLKVFSTFNEDLYKEITQLLTLSNFRENEQLSKYGDTKQARNIMLIELKKLIEANPLFRDKLAFPTLKSSRLRTLINQSLNWQHQLCKNPRPNPDIKTLFTDHSCTPPNGPLAPAAVNLPVPAVGKPAAYPALGPHGPFPPTAAAANANTLPGSALAGWMANASASSSVQAAVVTASSMPIPQPQAVSIMKRPRTPPTASGMVDYQSPDHEQLMKRLRPAQSVEEVTYPLSRPQASWSLDDLPKTVALTMHQGSTVTSMDFHPTHLTVLLVGSTNGEIALWELVSREKLVSKPFKVWEGGSSRSLPFQAAASKDSVSVNKVAWSPDGNFVGAAFRQQLIHLYASHGGNDLHDHVEIEAHVGAVNDLAFAYPNKQLCVVTCGDDKLIKVWDLSGRKLFHFEGHEAPVYSVCPHHKENIQFIFSTAIDGKIKAWLYDNLGSRVDYDAPGHWCTTMLYSADGTRLFSCGTSKEGETFLVEWNESEGAIKRNYTGLKKKSLGVAQFDTTRNHFLAVGEDGQIKFWDMENDNILTSTDAEGGLPGLPRLKFNKEGTLLAVNTADNGFKILANTVGLRYLKVNEAPSFEALRTPVSGSSAVTNASAVNCKVERSSPVRPSPILNGVDPMVRSIEKPRMVEEVVDKAKPWQLAEILDPAHCRLVTMPDSTDTSSKVVRLLYTNSGIGLLALGANGVQKLWKWARNEQNPAGKATASVVPQHWQPSSGLLMTNDVSGVNIEEAVPCIALSKNDSYVMSACGGKISLFNMMTFKVMTTFMSPPPASTFLAFHPQDNNIIAIGMEDSTIHIYNVRVDEVKSKLKGHQKRITGLAFSTNLNILVSSGADAHLFLWSIDSWEKRMSIPIPIPSGKAPTGDTRVQFHADQLRLLVVHETQLAIYDASKMNWIRQWIPQDALSAPISYAGYSCNSQLIYASFCDGNVGVFDADTLRLRCRIGPSTYLPQTILTGSPAVYPLVIATHPHEPNQLAIGLTDGSVKVLEPTESDGKWGATPPLDNGLLSGRTASSSTTSNLTPEQMQR from the exons ATGTCGTCGCTGAGCCGGGAATTGGTGTTCCTCATACTTCAATTCCTGGAGGAGGAGAAGTTCAAGGAGTCCGTGCACAA GCTTGAGAAAGAATCAGGGTTTTATTTCAATATGAAGTACTTTGAGGAGAAAGTTCAAGCTGGAGAGTGGGAAGAAGTCGAGAAGTACTTGTCTGGATTTACTAAAGTCGATGACAACAGATACTCGATGAAGATCTTTTTTGAGATTAGGAAGCAGAAGTATCTCGAAGCTCTTGATGG GCAGGACAAGGCTAAGGCGGTAGAGATATTAGTAAATGATCTGAAAGTATTTTCTACATTCAACGAGGATCTCTACAAAGAGATCACCCAGCTTCTAACACTTAGCAATTTCAG GGAAAATGAGCAGTTGTCTAAATATGGTGACACGAAACAGGCTCGGAACATAATGCTGATAGAGCTCAAGAAGCTTATAGAAGCAAATCCTTTGTTTCGTGATAAGCTTGCATTTCCTACTTTGAAGTCTTCAAGACTGCGGACTCTTATTAACCAAAG TTTGAACTGGCAGCACCAGCTTTGCAAGAATCCGAGGCCTAACCCAGACATCAAGACTTTGTTTACTGACCACTCATGTACGCCTCCAAATGGTCCTCTAGCACCTGCTGCTGTAAATCTTCCAGTTCCCGCTGTTGGAAAGCCTGCTGCATACCCTGCTCTTGGACCTCATGGG CCTTTTCCGCCCACAGCTGCTGCTGCTAATGCCAATACTCTACCGGGGAGTGCCCTAGCAGGTTGGATGGCCAATGCCTCTGCTTCTTCATCTGTTCAAGCAGCTGTTGTTACTGCTTCTTCCATGCCTATTCCGCAGCCTCAAG CCGTTTCTATCATGAAACGACCCAGAACACCTCCTACTGCCTCCGGTATGGTTGATTATCAGAGTCCAGATCATGAGCAACTAATGAAAAGGCTTAGACCTGCTCAGTCAGTTGAGGAG GTTACATATCCGCTATCTCGACCACAGGCTTCTTGGTCTCTGGATGACTTGCCAAAAACAGTAGCTCTCACCATGCATCAAGGATCCACAGTCACTAGCATGGACTTTCACCCAACTCATCTTACGGTGCTTCTTG TGGGTTCTACTAATGGTGAAATTGCACTGTGGGAACTCGTATCAAGGGAAAAACTGGTCTCAAAGCCCTTCAAAGTATGGGAGGGGGGATCATCACGTTCTTTGCCTTTTCAG GCTGCTGCTAGCAAGGATTCAGTATCTGTTAACAAGGTTGCGTGGAGTCCAGATGGAAACTTTGTAG GCGCTGCATTTAGGCAACAGTTGATTCATTTGTATGCTTCTCATGGAGGAAATGATTTGCATGATCATGTAGAG ATTGAGGCCCATGTTGGTGCTGTTAATGATCTGGCCTTTGCTTATCCAAACAAACAATTATGTGTAGTGACCTGTGGAGACGATAAGCTTATAAAG GTATGGGATTTGAGTGGAAGAAAGCTATTCCACTTCGAGGGCCATGAGGCACCTGTTTACTCTGTTTGTCCTCATCACAAGGAAAACATTCAG TTCATCTTCTCAACTGCAATCGATGGCAAAATAAAGGCCTGGCTCTATGACAATTTGGGTTCTAGAGTTGATTATGATGCTCCTGGCCATTGGTGCACTACAATGCTTTACAGTGCTGATGGGACTAG ATTATTTTCCTGTGGAACAAGTAAAGAAGGGGAGACCTTCCTTGTGGAATGGAATGAGAGTGAGGGTGCTATAAAGAGAAACTATACaggattaaaaaagaaatcgcTGGGCGTTGCACAATTTGATACCACTCGAAACCATTTTTTGGCTGTGGGAGAAGACGGCCAAATAAAGTTTTGGGATATGGAGAATGATAACATTCTTACAAGTACAGATGCTGAAGGTGGACTCCCG GGTCTTCCTCGGTTGAAGTTCAACAAAGAAGGAACTCTTCTTGCTGTAAATACAGCGGATAATGGATTCAAGATACTTGCAAACACAGTTGGTCTTAGATATTTGAAAGTTAATGAAGCCCCATCCTTTGAAGCACTAAGAACTCCA GTCTCTGGCTCTTCTGCTGTTACAAATGCCAGTGCAGTAAATTGTAAAGTGGAAAGGAGCTCTCCTGTCAGACCTTCTCCAATTCTT AATGGAGTTGATCCTATGGTTAGAAGCATAGAGAAACCAAGGATGGTTGAGGAAGTGGTTGATAAGGCTAAACCTTGGCAGCTAGCGGAGATTTTGGATCCTGCCCACTGCCGTTTAGTGACGATGCCTGACAGCACAGATACTTCCAGCAAG GTTGTGCGACTTCTATATACAAATTCTGGCATTGGACTTTTAGCTTTGGGGGCAAATGGTGTCCAGAAATTATGGAAGTGGGCCAGGAATGAGCAAAATCCGGCTGGGAAG GCCACCGCCAGTGTTGTTCCCCAGCACTGGCAACCAAGCAGTGGTCTTCTTATGACTAATGATGTCTCAGGTGTCAATATTGAAGAAGCGGTACCTTGCATAGCTCTGTCGAAAAACGACTCCTATGTAATGTCAGCTTGTGGTGGCAAGATCTCATTGTTTAACATGATGACTTTCAAG GTGATGACCACATTCATGTCACCCCCGCCTGCATCAACTTTTCTCGCGTTCCATCCACAGGATAACAACATCATTGCTATTGGAATGGAGGATTCTACTATCCATATTTATAATGTTAGAGTAGATGAG GTGAAGTCAAAGTTGAAGGGTCACCAGAAGAGAATAACTGGTTTAGCCTTTTCCACGAATCTTAACATCTTGGTATCATCAGGTGCTGATGCTCAT CTGTTCCTGTGGAGTATTGATTCCTGGGAGAAGAGAATGTCTATTCCAATTCCAATACCTAGTGGAAAGGCACCTACTGGCGACACAAGAGTGCAGTTCCACGCTGATCAACTCCGCTTGCTGGTAGTTCACGAGACCCAGTTGGCAATATATGATGCATCAAAAATGAACTGGATTCGGCAG TGGATCCCGCAAGATGCACTTTCTGCACCTATATCATATGCAGGATACTCATGCAACAGCCAGCTGATTTATGCTAGCTTTTGTGATGGAAATGTCGGTGTGTTCGATGCTGATACTCTTAGATTAAGGTGCCGCATTGGTCCATCAACATACTTGCCCCAGACAATCTTGACCGG AAGCCCAGCTGTCTATCCTCTTGTCATTGCAACTCATCCCCATGAGCCAAACCAATTAGCCATCGGCTTAACGGATGGATCTGTCAAAGTCCTGGAGCCGACGGAATCGGATGGGAAGTGGGGAGCGACCCCGCCGCTAGATAACGGACTGTTGAGCGGTAGAACAGCGTCGTCTTCCACCACGAGCAACCTCACGCCGGAGCAGATGCAAAGATGA